Below is a genomic region from Citrobacter tructae.
CATCCTGTAATGCCGCTTTTTGATCGGTATAGCAGGTGATACGCCCGGATGCGCCCGTAGAATCCATCAACTTACGCACAACAATGTGCGACTCTTCCAGACGCGTAGGATCGATATCCATCAAGGCGATATGCGCCGACTTTAGCGCTTCACGGTGAAAGATATCCCCGAGGATATTTTTGACGAAAATCGTCGAACCAGCGCCTATAAAGGTAATTTTGGGTGCAGACATCATGACTCTCCAGAAGAACGTTATTGAACACCGTCAGGATGACACGCGGTGTCGATGAAAACCTCCGGCTTCTGTAATGAGCATTCCCAAAAACTCAGATCGCCTTTCCGCCCACGTAGGATCTGAGTTAATGGGATAAAATTAGCCAAAAAGCAGAGTATGCGGCCCAAAATATTGGCTGTGCTGGAGTGCACCTGCCCGATTTGCGTCCCAATTCTCAGTCTTATCTGTGTGCTAATGGCATGATGATGAGCATTCAGGAAATGGAGTGACCATGACGACGCTGCCAACACCGCTTCTCCCTCCCGACCCGCATATGTGCAGTAGCGACGAACAGCAGACCCGCAGCCCGCTGACGCTGTACTCTGAATATCAACGCATGGATATCGAACTGCGCCCACCGCATGCCATGGACGCCAGCCACTGGCATGGTCAGGTTGAGGTCAACGTCCCGTTTGATGGCGACGTTGAGTATGTGATCAATAACGAAGTCGTACAGATGAAACAGGGGCATATCACATTATTCTGGGCCTGCACGCCGCATCAACTCACTTGCCCAGGCACCTGCCAGCAGATGGCGATATTCAATTTACCGATGCACCTGTTTCTCTCCTGGCCGCTAGACCGCGAACTGATCAACCACGTCACGCATGGCATGGTCATTAAATCACTGGCTACGCAGCAGCTCAGCACCTTTGAAGTTCAGCGCTGGCAGCAGGAACTGAGCAACCCGAACGAACAAATTCGTCAACTGGCAATCGACGAAATTGGCCTGATGCTTAAACGCTTTAGCCTGTCGGGCTGGCAACCGATTCTGGTCAATAAAACCTCTCGCACACACAAAAACAGCGTCTCCCGGCATGCACAGTTTTACGTCAGTCAGATGCTGAGTTTTATTGCCGACAACTACGATCAAGCGCTCACCATCAACCACGTCGCGGAGCATGTGAAACTCAATGCCAACTATGCGATGGGGATTTTCCAACGCGTGATGCAACTCACCATGAAGCAATACATTACCGCGATGCGTATTAACCACGTCCGCGCACTGCTGAGCGATACCGATAAAACGATTCTGGATGTCGCGCTGACCGCCGGGTTCCGCTCCAGCAGCCGCTTTTACGACACCTTCAACAAGTTTGTTGGTATGTCGCCACAGCAATACCGCAAGCTGAGCCAACAACGGCGGCAATCCTCAACGGCCTGAGCACCTGGCAATATCACTATCAGCCAAAAAAATAATTCCCCTGTCGATAAACAGGGGACGGAAACGGCTTAATCCATTAACTAACAAATTGTTTATAAAGAATAAAAACCAAAAACAGTCTATTTATTGACCGCTTTACTCACTTATTTATCAGGTAAATACTTGCCCTCGTCACACATCCTCCACTACGGGAAAAGACGATGAAAGTATTAATTGTTGAAAGTGAGTTTCTGCATCAGGACACCTGGGTCGGTAGCGCTGTCGAGCGTCTGGCTGACGCATTAAGCCGCCAAAATGTTACCGTCATTAAGTCCACCTCATTCGACGATGGTTACGCAATACTCGCCGCGAATGAAGCCATTGATTGCCTGATGTTCAGCTATCAAATGGAACAACAAGACGAACACCTGAATGTCAGGCAATTGATCGGTAAGCTCCACGAACGCCAGCAAAATGTCCCTGTTTTCCTGCTGGGCGATCGGGAAAAGGCCACCGCGTCTCTGGATCGCGACCTGCTGGAGCTTGTCGATGAATTCGCCTGGATTCTGGAAGATAGCGCTGACTTTATCGCTGGGCGCGCCATTGCGGCGATGACCCGCTACCGTCAACAGTTGTTACCGCCGCTGTTCAACGCTCTGATGAAATACAGCAATGTCCATGAGTATTCCTGGGCAGCACCTGGCCACCAGGGCGGTGTCGGTTTCACCAAGACCCCTGCTGGTCGCCTGTACCATGACTACTACGGAGAGAACCTGTTCCGTACCGACATGGGGATTGAACGTACCAATCTCGGTTCTTTACTCGACCATACCGGCGCATTTGGCGAAAGCGAAAAAAATGCCGCCCGCGTGTTTGGTGCCGACCGTTCCTGGTCCGTTGTGGTCGGGACTTCCGGCTCTAACCGCACCATCATGCAAGCCTGCATGACCGACAACGACGTCGTAGTGCTGGATCGTAACTGCCATAAATCCATAGAACAGGGGCTGATCCTCACTGGGGCAAAACCAGTTTACATGGTGCCAAGCCGCAACCGTTACGGCATTATCGGGCCTATCTACCCGCAGGAAATGCAGCCTGAAACATTGCAGAAAAAAATCAGCGAAAGCCCGCTGACGAAAGGCAAAGCCGGGCAGAAACCGTCATACAGCGTCGTAACCAACTGTACCTACGACGGTGTTTGCTACAACGCCAAAGAGGCGCAGGACCTGCTGGCACAAACCAGCGATCGCATCCACTTCGATGAAGCCTGGTACGGTTATGCCCGCTTCAACCCAATTTATGCCGATCACTACGCCATGCGTGGTGCGCCGGGCGATCATAACGGTCCTACCGTTTTTGCCACACATTCCACCCACAAACTGCTGAATGCGCTCTCTCAGGCCTCTTACATTCATGTCCGTGAAGGTCGTGGAGCAGTAAACTTCTCCCGCTTTAACCAAGCGTACATGATGCACGCTACCACCTCGCCGCTGTATGCTATCTGCGCATCAAACGACGTGGCAGTCTCCATGATGGACGGCAACAGCGGTCTGTCTCTTACCCAGGAAGTGATCGACGAAGCAGTTGATTTCCGTCAGGCGATGGCTCGGTTGTATAAAGAATTCACCGCCGAAGGCGACTGGTTCTTCAAACCGTGGAACAAAGAGGTGGTCACCGATCCGCAGACCGGTAAAACCTATGACTTTGCCGACGCTCCCGCCACATTGTTGGCAACCGATCAGAACTGCTGGGTGATGCGTCCGGGTGAATCCTGGCACGGCTTTAAAGACCTGCCGGATAACTGGAGCATGCTGGATCCCATTAAAGTCAGCATTCTGGCACCGGGAATGGGCGACGATGGTGAACTGGAAGAGAGCGGCGTACCGGCAGCACTGGTTACCGCATGGCTTGGCCGTCACGGTATCGTACCGACCCGTACCACCGACTTCCAGATTATGTTCCTGTTCTCAATGGGGATCACCCGTGGGAAATGGGGCACGCTTATCAACACACTGTGCTCATTCAAACACCATTACGATGCCAATACCCCGTTGTCGCAGGTGATGCCAGAACTGGTAGAGGAACATCCTGACACTTACTCAAATATGGGTATTCACGATCTAGGCGACACAATGTTTGCCTGGCTGAAAGAAAACAACCCTGGCAGCAAACTCAATGCGGCCTACTCCGGTCTGCCAGATGCGGATATTACCCCACGAGACGCCTATAACGCGATTGTGAGTGACAACGTTGAGATGGTAGCCATTGAAAATCTGGCGGGACGCATTGCGGCAAACTCTGTGATCCCTTACCCACCGGGAATTCCGATGCTGCTATCCGGCGAAAACTTTGGCGATGCCAACAGCCCACAAATTGGGTACCTGCGTTCGTTGCAGTCCTGGGACCACCACTTCCCTGGATTTGAACATGAAACCGAAGGAACGGAAATTATCGACGGCGTGTATCACGTCATGTGCGTGAAAGCATAATGTCTCTTTTTAGATAGTCTGCTTTTGAAGGTTGATATGTGCTGATTGAGTGATTCCTGAGTATTGCTGCAAAACAATAACACTGTCATACCTTTTGCGCGGGCCCACCCCGCGCTTTTTTTATACGCAAAATAGTGCATTTACACTTTCGTAAAATATTGTGTACACTGCGAAAATTCCTAGAAATATTGTAATTACTTTAAATCACGCTATTTTAACGCAGGTCTAGATTCATCATACAATTTTATTTGACCGATATGGCTCGCCTGATGGTGAGTTACGGTATTTTATGTTCATATTCCTGGAGTTTGGGTATGAGGGTTTGCAGCAGAGCAGCTTGTGTTGTTGTATTAACGGAGAAGGATGTTTGGTTAAGGATTAACGGAAAAGAAGCTATCAGTTTAAAAGCTAATCACATGGCGCTGGTGGCGTGCGATAATAATATTATCGATTTCTCATCACTTAATAACGCACTGGTCGTACATATCAGTCGTGAAATTATTAAAGACTATCTTCGATTTTTAAACAAAGATCTGTCACAGATCCCTCCCTGGCAACGTAGTGCCAACCCGGTGATGACCGCCGTCTGTCTGACGCCGGATGTTTTTCGGGTGGCCGCCCAACACAGCGTGATGGAAACCCTGAGCGAAGGTGAATGCGAGCGTACTCGTTCGCTCCTGTTCACCGTGTTATCACGCTTTCTCGACAGTAAAAAGTTCATCTCCCTGCTGATGCATATGTTACGCAACCGTATCAGCGACTGCGTGTACCACATTATCGAGAGCGATATCCATAAAGACTGGAATTTAAGTATGGTCGCCAGCTGTTTATGCCTGAGTCCCAGTTTGTTAAAGAAAAAGCTCAAAAATGAAAATACCAGTTACAGTCAAATAATAACCACGTGTCGTATGCGTTATGCCGTCAATCAACTAATGATGGACGAAAAAAACATTTCACAGGTCTCCCAACTGTGCGGATATAACAGTACGTCATACTTTATTTCCGTATTCAAAGAGTTCTATGGAATGACGCCGCTGCATTATGTTAGTCAGCATCGGGAGCAATCCGCTGCTTGATTTTTAATCATTTAGCGATGAGCCATAATAATATCAGCATTGGCGATACCCCCCTTTGCCATAATTCAATTATCTTCTGAAGAGGTATGATACGTCGTCATTTATCCTTATTAGGAGTTAAGAAATATGTCGACGGATGCTGATGCTCACAAAGTGGGCTTAATCCCCGTCACCTTAATGGTGTCGGGGAATATTATGGGTTCCGGTGTATTCCTGCTACCCGCCAACCTGGCGTCAACTGGCGGGATTGCAATCTACGGATGGTTGGTCACGATTATCGGCGCGCTGGCACTGTCGATGGTGTACGCCAAAATGTCGTCCTTAGACTCCAGTCCCGGTGGTTCTTACGCTTATGCCCGCCGCTGCTTCGGCCCCTTCTTAGGTTACCAAACCAACGTCCTGTACTGGCTGGCCTGCTGGATCGGTAACATCGCGATGGTGGTTATTGGCGTGGGTTACCTGAGCTACTTCTTCCCCATCTTAAAAGATCCGCTAGTCCTGACGCTGACCTGCGTCGCCGTACTGTGGCTCTTCGTGTTGTTGAACATTGTCGGCCCGAAAATGATCACCCGCGTGCAAGCCGTCGCGACGGTACTGGCGCTGGTACCGATTGTCGGGATTGCCGTCTTCGGCTGGTTCTGGTTCCGCGGTGAAACCTATATGGCGGCCTGGAACGTCAGTGGCATGAACACCTTCGGCGCGATTCAGAGCACCTTAAACGTCACTCTGTGGTCATTCATTGGGGTAGAAAGCGCCTCTGTGGCGGCCGGTGTGGTCAAGAACCCTAAACGTAACGTTCCTATCGCCACCATTGGTGGGGTGCTAATTGCCGCCGTCTGCTACGTGCTTTCCACCACGGCGATTATGGGCATGATCCCTAACGCGGCGCTGCGCGTTTCGGCCTCACCATTTGGCGATGCGGCGCGAATGGCGCTCGGCGACACAGCCGGGGCGATTGTCTCCTTCTGTGCCGCTGCCGGGTGTCTCGGTTCACTGGGCGGTTGGACGCTGCTTGCCGGACAAACTGCAAAAGCAGCGGCCGATGACGGTCTGTTCCCGCCAATTTTCGCCCGCGTCAACAAAGCCGGTACGCCGGTTGCGGGGTTAATTATCGTCGGGATCCTGATGACCATCTTCCAGTTCAGTAGCATGTCGCCGAACGCCGCCAAAGAGTTTGGCCTGGTCTCTTCTGTCTCGGTCATCTTTACGCTGGTGCCTTACCTGTATACCTGTGCCGCCTTGCTGCTGCTGGGTCATGGTCACTTTGGTAAAGCGCGACCAATGTATTTACTGGTGACTTTCGTGGCATTTGTTTA
It encodes:
- the melR gene encoding transcriptional regulator MelR, producing MTTLPTPLLPPDPHMCSSDEQQTRSPLTLYSEYQRMDIELRPPHAMDASHWHGQVEVNVPFDGDVEYVINNEVVQMKQGHITLFWACTPHQLTCPGTCQQMAIFNLPMHLFLSWPLDRELINHVTHGMVIKSLATQQLSTFEVQRWQQELSNPNEQIRQLAIDEIGLMLKRFSLSGWQPILVNKTSRTHKNSVSRHAQFYVSQMLSFIADNYDQALTINHVAEHVKLNANYAMGIFQRVMQLTMKQYITAMRINHVRALLSDTDKTILDVALTAGFRSSSRFYDTFNKFVGMSPQQYRKLSQQRRQSSTA
- the adiA gene encoding arginine decarboxylase; protein product: MKVLIVESEFLHQDTWVGSAVERLADALSRQNVTVIKSTSFDDGYAILAANEAIDCLMFSYQMEQQDEHLNVRQLIGKLHERQQNVPVFLLGDREKATASLDRDLLELVDEFAWILEDSADFIAGRAIAAMTRYRQQLLPPLFNALMKYSNVHEYSWAAPGHQGGVGFTKTPAGRLYHDYYGENLFRTDMGIERTNLGSLLDHTGAFGESEKNAARVFGADRSWSVVVGTSGSNRTIMQACMTDNDVVVLDRNCHKSIEQGLILTGAKPVYMVPSRNRYGIIGPIYPQEMQPETLQKKISESPLTKGKAGQKPSYSVVTNCTYDGVCYNAKEAQDLLAQTSDRIHFDEAWYGYARFNPIYADHYAMRGAPGDHNGPTVFATHSTHKLLNALSQASYIHVREGRGAVNFSRFNQAYMMHATTSPLYAICASNDVAVSMMDGNSGLSLTQEVIDEAVDFRQAMARLYKEFTAEGDWFFKPWNKEVVTDPQTGKTYDFADAPATLLATDQNCWVMRPGESWHGFKDLPDNWSMLDPIKVSILAPGMGDDGELEESGVPAALVTAWLGRHGIVPTRTTDFQIMFLFSMGITRGKWGTLINTLCSFKHHYDANTPLSQVMPELVEEHPDTYSNMGIHDLGDTMFAWLKENNPGSKLNAAYSGLPDADITPRDAYNAIVSDNVEMVAIENLAGRIAANSVIPYPPGIPMLLSGENFGDANSPQIGYLRSLQSWDHHFPGFEHETEGTEIIDGVYHVMCVKA
- a CDS encoding AraC family transcriptional regulator, whose product is MRVCSRAACVVVLTEKDVWLRINGKEAISLKANHMALVACDNNIIDFSSLNNALVVHISREIIKDYLRFLNKDLSQIPPWQRSANPVMTAVCLTPDVFRVAAQHSVMETLSEGECERTRSLLFTVLSRFLDSKKFISLLMHMLRNRISDCVYHIIESDIHKDWNLSMVASCLCLSPSLLKKKLKNENTSYSQIITTCRMRYAVNQLMMDEKNISQVSQLCGYNSTSYFISVFKEFYGMTPLHYVSQHREQSAA
- the adiC gene encoding arginine/agmatine antiporter, with the protein product MSTDADAHKVGLIPVTLMVSGNIMGSGVFLLPANLASTGGIAIYGWLVTIIGALALSMVYAKMSSLDSSPGGSYAYARRCFGPFLGYQTNVLYWLACWIGNIAMVVIGVGYLSYFFPILKDPLVLTLTCVAVLWLFVLLNIVGPKMITRVQAVATVLALVPIVGIAVFGWFWFRGETYMAAWNVSGMNTFGAIQSTLNVTLWSFIGVESASVAAGVVKNPKRNVPIATIGGVLIAAVCYVLSTTAIMGMIPNAALRVSASPFGDAARMALGDTAGAIVSFCAAAGCLGSLGGWTLLAGQTAKAAADDGLFPPIFARVNKAGTPVAGLIIVGILMTIFQFSSMSPNAAKEFGLVSSVSVIFTLVPYLYTCAALLLLGHGHFGKARPMYLLVTFVAFVYCIWAVVGSGAKEVMWSFVMMMVITALYALNYNRVHKNPYPLDAPVNNN